The DNA window CATATTTAGCTTCAAGAATTCTTTTGGCAGCCATATCTATCTCAGCCTGAGTAATCTTTCCTTCTGATAAAGATTTTTTTAAAGTCGTTAAAAAACCTTCACCTACCATATCCATATCCACTCCAGCTTTTAATGCTAAAGCAGAAACTTGCTGAAGATCTCCCATTCCGTGATCTACCATTTCATTGATTCCTGTATAATCGGTTACTACAAAACCTTTGAAGTTCCAGGTTTTTCTTAAAACATCGGTCTGAAGCCATTTATTTCCGGTTGCAGGAACTCCATCAACTTCATTGAAAGAAGCCATTACCGAAGCTACCCCGGCATCAACAGCAGCTTTATAAGGTGGAAAATATTCATTGAACATTCTCACATGGCTCATATCCACCGTGTTATAATCTCTCCCTGATTCTCCTGCTCCGTATAATGCAAAATGTTTTACACAAGCTAAAATAGTATTTCCAACAGAAAGATCCTTGCCCTGATATCCATAGACCATATTTTTCGCGATCTCACTTCCTAAATAAGGATCTTCTCCTGAACCTTCAGAAACTCTTCCCCATCTTGGTTCCCTGGAGATATCCACCATTGGCGAAAAAGTCCAGTTGATCCCATCAGAAGATGCTTCTCTCGCTGCTACTCTTGCAGATTGCTGAACTAAATTCATATCCCATGAAGCAGCCAATCCTAAAGGAATGGGAAAAGTAGTTTCATAACCGTGGATCACATCCATCCCGAAGATCAACGGAATTTTCAGACGGCTTTTTTCTACAGCCACTTTCTGAACTGCCCGAATTTTATCAGCTCCTTTTATATTGAATAGTCCGCCGACTAAACCTTGTTCTACTTTTTTACCTATATCAGAACTTTGTGCCAGCCCCGTGGTAAAGTCTCCTGAGCTTGGTAAATTAAGCTGTCCTATTTTTTCATCTAAAGTCATTTTTGACAAAAGCTGATCGACAAAAGCTTTTTTCTTCGTCTGATATTGAGCCGTTTGATAGGATTGAACAGGCTTTGTTACCATTTCCTGAGCCGAAAACACCGGTGAAAGTGCTAAAATCGCTATTACAATTAACTTTTTACTCATTTTATCTTCATTTTTTATTGTATTCGTGAATTCTAGATTTCATCAATCTATCTTCTTAAATTATCGTTCTAATTTTATTATTTTACAGTTAAAGGCAGAGACGTATTTTTCTAACAATCTTTACGCTTTTAAGATGAGAGTGCTTCTTTTACTAAAGCTTTTAATTTCTCTTCTTGGATAACATCCATTCATATAACTTAGGATCTGAATAGGTAGAATCCCAGGAGTTATGATTGTCATTAGGGAAAATAATCAATTCAGCAGTTGGATTTACCGGATGTAGTTTCTGATAAAACCTAAAAGCATTTTCCGGTAAAACGATATCATCCATTCCACCATGAAAAATTTTCATATTAAGATCTTTATACTGATTGATATTTGCTGTCATTATTTGGTCTGTTGGTGCACAGACAGGAACTACCGCAGCAAACATTTCAGGATGTTCCATAGCCAGTTTCAAAGTTCCCCAGCCTCCCAATGAAAGACCTGTAAGGTAAATTCTGGAAGCATCAATTTTATATTTCCTTTGAATCTCTTTAATCAGGTTGTAAATAGTTACTGTATCCCACCAACTGTCAGCCGGACATTGAGGCGCTAAAATAGCCACAGGTTCCTTTATCAGATTTTTATACGTAAAGGGACTGTGGGCTTTTACCATTTCCAGATCTGTTCCTCTTTCTCCGGATCCGTGAAGAAAGACGATCAAAGGAATATTGCCTTTTACTTTTTGAGGATAGTCTAAAATATAAGATACCTTTTCAGCTCTTTTAAATTCTTTATTGAGCTCAGCCTTTATTTCCTGGGCACTCAAATTCAGTGAAAAGGGTAAAAGTAAAAAAAGCAGTTGGTGTAGTTTAAATTTCATATAATATTTCCTATTTTGATTAAAGTCAAATGTATTAATTCATTTTTTTAATAAAAATTTCCATGATGAAAATAACATTTATTTAATCCCATATTTTGTAGATTGGAAGCTTAATTTTTTAAGTCCTTGTTGAATTTCCGGAGCATTCATAAATAATTTCCATAAAAATCCAGTTCTGTAGTTTTCTATCATTGGAGCAATTGTTCCCTGATCTATTGCTAAATATCTTGGTGTAAACCAATTGTTATAATTGATCGATGTTGCATCATAAGGCCCTGCTGATCCTACAAATTCAGGTTTTCGCGTATAGATGAATTTCAAGAAATCCATTGATTCTTTCGGTGAATAAGGAAAACTACTCAACGCAGCTGTTGGAGAAATTATTCCATGATCATTCTGAGGAAAATGAGCATTATACCCTGTACTTCCATCTTCATTTCTGGAATAGCTCGCTGTAAGCCCCCAATAATCTGGACCATATCCTTTCCATTGTTTTGGATTTTCAACACAGTACTTATAGTCGATAAGAACCTGGTTTTTATTTAGATCAAAATAGTTTTTAATCAATTTATCAGACAAACCTCTCGGATCTAATCCGATATATGAATAATGTGCCCAGAACAAAGGTCCACCATATTCTTCCGCATAATTGTGCTTTACATACATTGGAAGCCCATACTTCGTTTTGTCCGAAAGGAAAGTTCCATTTCTTGTCCATCCTTTATAGTAGGTTTCAGCATCAATAGAATAAGTGGGTGATGAAGCAGCTAAGATATAAGTGATCATACACTCGTTATAGCCTTCCAGAGGAAAATTCATTTCCCATTGATACTCCGGTGACCAGTGCCAGTACAATACTTTTTCACCACCTTTGGTATACCAGTTCCATTGAATTCCTTTCCATAACTCATCGCATTTCTTAGCCAGTGCTTTTTCTTCGGCATTTCCGTTTTTAAAGTATTCACGAACCATTAAAATTCCTGAAGTTAAAAACGCTGTTTCTACTAAATCTCCACCATTATCCTTTTTACCGAAAGGAACAGTCTTTCCAGTTTCTCCATTGATCCAATGCGCCCAAGCTCCTTTATAACGATCAGCTTTTGCTAAAAAATCCATCATATTGGAGAGTCTTTTTACCGCTTCTTTTCGTGGAACAAAACCCCTTTCCACTCCGACTAATATAGTAGCTAAACCAAATCCTGATCCACCTGTAGTCACTACATGTTTATCATGATCCGGGTAGATATCGTCTTCATGGTAGCGCTCCCTTCCCAACATAGAATGTGGTTCTGCATACTCCCAAAAATACTTTAAAGCATCTTTCTGAACTTTATCCATCAGCTGCTCATCCGTAATATTACTTTTTACTGCTTCTTTTTTAACAAGTTCTTTATTCTGAACCTGAGCATTACAGGAAAAAAATGATGCAACTGCAAGAATAGAAATAATTCCTAACTTCATAAAATATACATTTTCATAGGATTAATTAAAAAAATAGCCAAAGTCACCTTTGGCTATTTTATATAATAATAGATTAATAACCTGGATTTTGAGTAAAGGCTCCATGGCTTTGATCCATTGCATCTAAAGGGATAGGAAATACTTCATTTTTCCCTGCTTTAAATCCATAAGGTGCTAAAACTGTAGCAGCCTGTCCTGTTCTCACTAAGTCAACAAATCGGTCTCCTTCTAATGCCAGCTCTACTCTTCTTTCATGCCAGATCGCCGTTCTTAATGCAACCTGACCTGATGCAGTAGTTCCTGGTAAAGAAGCTCTTGTTCTTACCTTATTAAGATTTGTAGTTGCAGTAGCGGTATTACCCAACTCATTCGCTGCTTCTGCGTTGATCAATAGTATTTCAGCAAATCTTAATATTCTGATATTCTGAATAGATCCGTACCCACAAGCATTATTGTTTAAAGCTTTAGGAACATATACTTTTTGATTGTAGGTTGTAACTGATAATGGATCTCCCATAGCAATTAAATCTCCTTCCGGTGTCGTTTCACCATTTCTAAGTATCGTCAGTTCTTTTCTAATATCACCTGCTTCAAAGGCATTTTCAAGTGCATTGGAAGGTGTAAAAAAGCCCCATCCAAATTGATCTCTAACCCCTTGAACTTCTGCATATTGACTTCCGCCGTACTGAGATGAACAACCACAATTTACTTCAAACACAGATTCTTTACCAAACTCACCTGCAGGCCTGAATAAATGGTTAAAATCCGGGTCCAGGTCATAACCCATAGCAATTACCTGGTTAGAAGTTTCATATGCTTTTTGCCAGTCTTTTTTATAAAGATAGACCTTAGAAAGCAATCCTAATGCAGCTCCTTTAGTTACTCTTCCAAGATCTGAAGCAGGATACGTTTGAGGAAGAACTTCTGCCGCCGCAGTAAGATCAGAAATAATAAAATTATAAACTTCTTCTACCGAATTTCTTGGTTTCTCATATACAGTCTCCACTTTATCATATATTGGTACACCCCCATAAATTCTAACTAAATTAAAATAGAAATATGCTCTTAACATTTTAGCTTCAGCAATCAATCTATTTTTTAAAGTAGTGTCCATTTGTATTGCAGGGACATTCGTGATTACCTGATTTGTTCTGTTCACTGCCTGCCATTGTCCGATCCAATATCCTCTTACACCTTCATCACTCACTGTATAGGTAAAATTATCATATACATTAATGAAAGATGAATCTCCAGGATTAGAACCTTTTAATACATCATCTGCCGGAACTCCGAAAACAAACTGATAAGGAAAAGCAGAATTTTCCCAGCTTCTTAGAAAACTGTAAATAGCACTGGTTGCTTGTAAAGCATCATCTTGAGTCTTAAAAAATGATGACGCATCATTTACACCTTCCTGTTTTATGTCTAGATAATCGTCTTTACAACTTATAACAAGTGAAAATAAAGCGATTGATAAAAATATCTTTTTCATAATGTTTCTTATTAAAATGTTAGGTTCATACCAATGGTATAGATTGCCGAAATTGGATAGATATTATTATCAATACCCATTTGTACCCTATCGGTATTTAAGATTTCCGGTGAAAAACCATGATATTTGAAACTTGTCCAAGGGTTTTGAGCGCTTACATACAATCTTAGCTTAGTAATAGACATCGAATTTGTAAATGTTTTTGGTAAATTATATCCCACCTGAATATTTCTAATTCTGATATAGCTTCCATCTTCTACGTAAAAACTATTGGGTAATATAATAGACTGATCATTGGTGGCCATAGGATAATCATTGGATGTTCCGGCACCATGCCATCTGTTATTATAAAAATCTAGATCCCAACTTTCATTTCCATATCGTTGTTCTCTATTGAAATTGTATATTTTATTTCCAAATACACCTTGGAAATCAATAGCAAAATCAAAATCATAAATATTCATATTAACACCAAATCCATAAGTTCCTTTAGGAATAGGGCTTCCGAGGAAAGTTTTGTCCCTTGCATCAATAACTCCGTTTCCATCGATGTCAGCAAACTTAAATCCACCTGCTTTTGCTCCATTTTGCGTAGCCCATGCATCTGCTTCTGCCTGACTTTGGAAAATACCCTCTACCTGGTAACCATAATAAGAACCAACGGCCTGTCCTTCTTGTAGTCTGATAATAGAATTTCCATATAAACTAGCTCCTGTTTGTAAGTAAGATCCATTGAAAACAGAAGTAATCTCATTCTTTAAGGTGGTAATGTTACCATAGACACCAATTTTTATATTATCACTGATCTTAGTATCATAGTTTACGGAAGCCTCGAAACCTCTGTTATTAAAAGAATAAGCATTCGTAATATAGTTATTCCAGTTAGCAGCTCCTGAAACTGTTCCCTGAACAATACCATAAACAACGTCTTTGGTATCTTTATCAAAATAGGTAGCATCAATTTTCAACTTATTATTAAATAGTGCCATTTCTAATCCTAGATCTCTACCCGTTGTGGTTTCCCAACCAATATTCGGATCTATAATTTGATCTATGGTTTGTGCTGGTGAACCATTATTTCCATAATATGCCCCTCCATTAATAATTGATGTATTAAGTGTGTAAGCTCTTTGCACATCTGGATTTCCTAATTTACCCCAGCTCGCTCTTAGTTTTAAAAGATTAAAAACATTCTGCTCACTCATAAAGCTTTCTTTGGAAATAACCCATCCTGCGCTAACAGCTGGAAATACACGGTATCTGTCGTTGCTGGAATATTTGGAGGTTCCATCTCTACGAATAGAAGCATTCAATAAATATTTACCGCCATAATCATAGTTTAACCTTCCAAAAAAGGACTCTATTCTATCTTGATATGGGATTACATTACGGTCACCTTTATCGTAAGTTGTCATTACAATATCAGTTCCATCCGCAATATTCAAAGAATTGTTATTTCCATTATATCTAACATTAAGTGCATCAGCATATGCCTGAGCATAAGAGCTTCTGGTCCTGGAAAAACCTGCGAGTACTTCTACATTATGCTTTCCAAAACTTCTTTTCCAACTTAATGTATTATCCCAGATATAATTTCTCGTTCTAGAATCTCTTGTTATTAGTTTTGGTGGCTTTTGATCCGCTGTAGGAACATAATTAAATGTAGGAGTATATTCGTACTTATTCGAATTAATATTATCAGAACTATAACTAATTCTAAAAGTAAAGTCTTTTAAAAATTTATATTCTCCCCAGATATTATTCAGTAATCTTTCTTCTCTAGTTTGAGATCTGTATAAATCTAATTTTGCTCTTGAATTTGGAATTTTAGCCAGGGTAAAATACTGATAGTCTCCTGTACTAGGATTAATTGGAGCATAGACAGGTGGCGAAGAATAAGCATCTAGCAACGTATTCTGAGCCTGATCAGTACGCATTTTTGAAAAAGTAAAGTTATTTCCAATAGTAATGTTATCCGTAACTTTATAAGTAAGATTAACTTTCGAGTTAAATCTGTTAAAACCACTTCCTGAATTGATTCCCTGTCCAGCATTTAAATTACCTTCATCTTGCAAGTAACCTGTACTCAAGTAGTAATTCAATTTTCCTAAATTTCCGGATGCAGAAATATCGTTAGAATTAATAATACTGGTTCTGAAAATTTCTTTAAACCAATCAGTATCCGCAGGATAATTAGATCTGTTTAAGAATACCGGATCTTTCACATTTTCATTGATCAATTTTTCATTGTACAATTCGATATACTGATCAGCGTTAACCATTTTAGGAATATTGGTTACCGTCTTAATTCCTAAATAAGAATTAAAATTAAAGACAGGTTTCTTACCTCTACCACTTTTAGTTTTAATAATAACCGCACCATTTGATGCTCTTGCTCCGTAGATCGCTAAACTTGATGGATCTTTTAACACACTCATTGATTCAATATCCTGGGGACTCAAAAATGAGATATCATCTGTAATCATTCCATCAACAATAAAAACAGTTTTACCTGTTAAAGAACTAATCCCTCTGATATCTACTCTAGGAGATCCTCCTGGCGCTCCAGAATTCAAAATCTGAACTCCGGATAATTTCCCCTGAATAGAACTTATAGGGTTAGCATTCGGTTTATCGGCAAGATCTTTTGCCGTCACAAGCCCTATACTTCCCGTAATATTTTCTTTCTTCTGGGATCCATATCCAATCATAACCACCTCTTCGATCTTCTGTTCTTTAGTAACAGTATCCTTAGGCGTCACCTGCGCATTGACGTTCATACCGAAGTATAACACAGCAATGAGTGATGAATACTTTAAATCACTTTGTTTCATATAGTTCAATTTTATTTCGTACAATCAAATTTCGAGACCGGTTTTTAAACCTTCAACCTGTCTTTAATTAAATAAATATTGTATTTCTCAAAAAAAGACATTAACCAAAATTAGAAAAATATATGAAACATTGTTAACATATCATAAAAATTCTTTAATTAGTATGATACACCATACAGCATATGTGAAAACTTCATTTTTTAACGAATTATTTTTAAAAATCAAATTGGTTTTCAATTAAATTTACAATGATAAATACAGGGTTTTATCAAAATAACTCCCCAAATCGCTATCATAAATTTAATATTTTGTTAAACAGATTTTCCTGTTTACCTTTGGCTCAATATTTGAAAATTACAATCATTAATAAAAATCAATGAAAAAATACATTTTAGCAATAGCTTTAATAGCAGGAACTGCAACTGTCATTACGACCTCTTTACAGTCTTGCAATAGTCTTGCAACAACTGACTTGGGCTTATCTATCATCAAAAGGTTATTATTGAACGGAATCGATAAAGGAATGAACGTTTATGGTAATAAAGATGCTTTCCTACAAAATAATATGGTTGATAAAGCGTTACCTAAAGAATTGAGAGATATCAATACTATGCTGGAGAAAGTAGCTCCTTCATTGGTTGCAAAAGAAAGAGAATATGTTGCTGAGGCAGCTTCTTATACGGTGAATATTTCAAAACCCATCCTGCAAAATGCAGTCAATAGTTTGAATGCCCAAGATGTAACCAGAATTATTCAAGGTGAAAAGGGTACGGCAACTTTGATTTTAAAAGAAAAGACTTCTCAACAACTGGTAGCAGCTATTGCTCCAAAAGTGGATGAAAAATTAAATCAATATGGTATCGTTAAGACCATTAATACCGCTTTGGCAGGAAGTAATTTTTTAGGGAACCTCTTAGGTGGAAATAACAACACTGTAAATGCGGGCGGACTGAGTAAATTAGCCTCTGAACAACTGGTTAACGGTTTATTTAATATCATTGAAGATTACGAAGTACAGAACTCCAAAGCTCTATTGGGACCTCTTGGAAAATAGAAAAAATTTCGTTAAATTTATATATAATTAAAATTGATAGATGGACATACTTCAAGGAAATCAACACGCAAATCCTGAAGAATTTTATAATTCTTTAAAGGAAAAATTAGAGGGTCATCATGACTTTCCGGAAGATTATTTATTTAAATTTATAATTCCTACAGATCAGGCAAAGCTTACAGAAATATATAGAGTTTTTGATGGCATCAAATTTACACTTGGTAATAGAGAAAGTAAAAATGGAAAATATACAGCTTGCAATATCAATGCTTTTGTATTGGATGCTGATCAGGTCGTAAAAATTTATAAAGAAGTTGGAAGGATAGAAGGAGTAATTCTATTGTAAAAATAAAAAGTCAGCATAAAGCTGACTTTTATTGTATATTGTATTTTGATTATTTTTCTATAAAGAATTTCACATTTTCAATCGGTCTTCCTAGCATGGCTACTGAACCTTTTATTAAAATAGGCCTTTGTATTAAAGAAGGATTTTGAGATAAAATTTCTAACCATTCGTCTTCCGAATAATTTTTACTCGCAAATTTTTCCTGATACAATTTTTCGGTCTTTCTGATCAAATGGAACACACTTTGATTCAATTTCTTCAAAACCGTTTTTAATTCTAAAATACTTAGCGGGTCTTCCACCATATTGATGATCTCAAATGGCACTCCATTCTCATCCAAATACTCTAAAACAGCATTTGACTTTGAACAACTTCCATTATGTAAAACCTTAACTAACATATTTAATTATATTAAAAAATTAAACTTGTATTATAACAAATTTAGTAAGAAATCAAGTTACAAAAATCTTAACGGATAATAAATAATTGTTAATTAAAACAATCCATTCAGTTCCGCTTCAATTTTTTCCAGGATAAAACCAAAGTCTTCAGGTTTTTCCACGAAATCTAAATCATCAACTTCAATAACCAACAGTTTCCCTTCCGTATAATTGGAAATCCATTTTTCATACTTCTGATTTAATTTTGAAAGATATTCAATACTGATCGAAGCTTCATATTCCCGTCCTCTTTTGTAGATCTTTTTAACCAGATTGGGTACATCAGACTTCAGATAGATTAATAGATCCGGAGCTGAAACAAAAGATTTCATGAGATTAAAAACAGCCTGATAATTGGTAAAATCCCTATCAGAAAGCAAATTCATATCATTTAAGTTTTCTGCAAAAATATGTGCATCTTCATAAATGGTACGATCCTGAATAATATTCTTTCCACTTTCTCTTATCTCCTTTACCTGGCGGAATCTGCTTCCTAAAAAGTAGATCTGTAAAGCAAAACTCCATTTGCTCATATCCGCATAAAAATCTTCCAAATATGGATTATGGTCTACATCTTCAAATTGTGCATCCCATCCGTAATGCTTAGAAAGCATGGTCGTTAATGTAGTTTTACCTGCTCCAATGTTTCCTGTAACTGCAATGTGCATATTCTATTTTCCCTTATGTTTTATTGATACCATGAAAAAACAACTAAATACCAACTGTCTGAATTTCCTTAGAATCTTCAATAAGCTTCTTCAAAGTATCGTCTGCAGCTTTTTCTACAGTTTGATCTTTAATAAACTTATCCTGAACTTTTTCTAATGATTTATCCTCAGATTCAGCAGGTTTCTCCGGCAATTTCTGGATGGCTTCTTCAGTCTTTTTGGATTCAGGTTCAGGATCGGCCTGCTGTTTAGCTTCTTTAATTTTTTCGAGGTTGTAAAGATAAAGGTTGTTCGCTTTGATTGCAAAATAAGAAAGCGTGTTTTTATCCA is part of the Chryseobacterium paludis genome and encodes:
- a CDS encoding DUF4197 family protein, whose amino-acid sequence is MKKYILAIALIAGTATVITTSLQSCNSLATTDLGLSIIKRLLLNGIDKGMNVYGNKDAFLQNNMVDKALPKELRDINTMLEKVAPSLVAKEREYVAEAASYTVNISKPILQNAVNSLNAQDVTRIIQGEKGTATLILKEKTSQQLVAAIAPKVDEKLNQYGIVKTINTALAGSNFLGNLLGGNNNTVNAGGLSKLASEQLVNGLFNIIEDYEVQNSKALLGPLGK
- a CDS encoding ArsC/Spx/MgsR family protein, whose translation is MLVKVLHNGSCSKSNAVLEYLDENGVPFEIINMVEDPLSILELKTVLKKLNQSVFHLIRKTEKLYQEKFASKNYSEDEWLEILSQNPSLIQRPILIKGSVAMLGRPIENVKFFIEK
- a CDS encoding carboxylesterase family protein → MKFKLHQLLFLLLPFSLNLSAQEIKAELNKEFKRAEKVSYILDYPQKVKGNIPLIVFLHGSGERGTDLEMVKAHSPFTYKNLIKEPVAILAPQCPADSWWDTVTIYNLIKEIQRKYKIDASRIYLTGLSLGGWGTLKLAMEHPEMFAAVVPVCAPTDQIMTANINQYKDLNMKIFHGGMDDIVLPENAFRFYQKLHPVNPTAELIIFPNDNHNSWDSTYSDPKLYEWMLSKKRN
- a CDS encoding SusC/RagA family TonB-linked outer membrane protein; the encoded protein is MKQSDLKYSSLIAVLYFGMNVNAQVTPKDTVTKEQKIEEVVMIGYGSQKKENITGSIGLVTAKDLADKPNANPISSIQGKLSGVQILNSGAPGGSPRVDIRGISSLTGKTVFIVDGMITDDISFLSPQDIESMSVLKDPSSLAIYGARASNGAVIIKTKSGRGKKPVFNFNSYLGIKTVTNIPKMVNADQYIELYNEKLINENVKDPVFLNRSNYPADTDWFKEIFRTSIINSNDISASGNLGKLNYYLSTGYLQDEGNLNAGQGINSGSGFNRFNSKVNLTYKVTDNITIGNNFTFSKMRTDQAQNTLLDAYSSPPVYAPINPSTGDYQYFTLAKIPNSRAKLDLYRSQTREERLLNNIWGEYKFLKDFTFRISYSSDNINSNKYEYTPTFNYVPTADQKPPKLITRDSRTRNYIWDNTLSWKRSFGKHNVEVLAGFSRTRSSYAQAYADALNVRYNGNNNSLNIADGTDIVMTTYDKGDRNVIPYQDRIESFFGRLNYDYGGKYLLNASIRRDGTSKYSSNDRYRVFPAVSAGWVISKESFMSEQNVFNLLKLRASWGKLGNPDVQRAYTLNTSIINGGAYYGNNGSPAQTIDQIIDPNIGWETTTGRDLGLEMALFNNKLKIDATYFDKDTKDVVYGIVQGTVSGAANWNNYITNAYSFNNRGFEASVNYDTKISDNIKIGVYGNITTLKNEITSVFNGSYLQTGASLYGNSIIRLQEGQAVGSYYGYQVEGIFQSQAEADAWATQNGAKAGGFKFADIDGNGVIDARDKTFLGSPIPKGTYGFGVNMNIYDFDFAIDFQGVFGNKIYNFNREQRYGNESWDLDFYNNRWHGAGTSNDYPMATNDQSIILPNSFYVEDGSYIRIRNIQVGYNLPKTFTNSMSITKLRLYVSAQNPWTSFKYHGFSPEILNTDRVQMGIDNNIYPISAIYTIGMNLTF
- a CDS encoding glucoamylase family protein, producing the protein MKLGIISILAVASFFSCNAQVQNKELVKKEAVKSNITDEQLMDKVQKDALKYFWEYAEPHSMLGRERYHEDDIYPDHDKHVVTTGGSGFGLATILVGVERGFVPRKEAVKRLSNMMDFLAKADRYKGAWAHWINGETGKTVPFGKKDNGGDLVETAFLTSGILMVREYFKNGNAEEKALAKKCDELWKGIQWNWYTKGGEKVLYWHWSPEYQWEMNFPLEGYNECMITYILAASSPTYSIDAETYYKGWTRNGTFLSDKTKYGLPMYVKHNYAEEYGGPLFWAHYSYIGLDPRGLSDKLIKNYFDLNKNQVLIDYKYCVENPKQWKGYGPDYWGLTASYSRNEDGSTGYNAHFPQNDHGIISPTAALSSFPYSPKESMDFLKFIYTRKPEFVGSAGPYDATSINYNNWFTPRYLAIDQGTIAPMIENYRTGFLWKLFMNAPEIQQGLKKLSFQSTKYGIK
- a CDS encoding deoxynucleoside kinase, producing the protein MHIAVTGNIGAGKTTLTTMLSKHYGWDAQFEDVDHNPYLEDFYADMSKWSFALQIYFLGSRFRQVKEIRESGKNIIQDRTIYEDAHIFAENLNDMNLLSDRDFTNYQAVFNLMKSFVSAPDLLIYLKSDVPNLVKKIYKRGREYEASISIEYLSKLNQKYEKWISNYTEGKLLVIEVDDLDFVEKPEDFGFILEKIEAELNGLF
- a CDS encoding RagB/SusD family nutrient uptake outer membrane protein; this encodes MKKIFLSIALFSLVISCKDDYLDIKQEGVNDASSFFKTQDDALQATSAIYSFLRSWENSAFPYQFVFGVPADDVLKGSNPGDSSFINVYDNFTYTVSDEGVRGYWIGQWQAVNRTNQVITNVPAIQMDTTLKNRLIAEAKMLRAYFYFNLVRIYGGVPIYDKVETVYEKPRNSVEEVYNFIISDLTAAAEVLPQTYPASDLGRVTKGAALGLLSKVYLYKKDWQKAYETSNQVIAMGYDLDPDFNHLFRPAGEFGKESVFEVNCGCSSQYGGSQYAEVQGVRDQFGWGFFTPSNALENAFEAGDIRKELTILRNGETTPEGDLIAMGDPLSVTTYNQKVYVPKALNNNACGYGSIQNIRILRFAEILLINAEAANELGNTATATTNLNKVRTRASLPGTTASGQVALRTAIWHERRVELALEGDRFVDLVRTGQAATVLAPYGFKAGKNEVFPIPLDAMDQSHGAFTQNPGY
- a CDS encoding DUF493 family protein, with the protein product MDILQGNQHANPEEFYNSLKEKLEGHHDFPEDYLFKFIIPTDQAKLTEIYRVFDGIKFTLGNRESKNGKYTACNINAFVLDADQVVKIYKEVGRIEGVILL